A single genomic interval of Anolis carolinensis isolate JA03-04 chromosome X, rAnoCar3.1.pri, whole genome shotgun sequence harbors:
- the pla2g1b gene encoding phospholipase A2 yields MNLLILFALATVGMAHSALPRNLWQFRNMIKCTMPSSDPLKDYNNYGCYCGLGGSGTPVDYLDTCCQIHDECYSAAKKHPNCKFILDNPYTKTYAYSCSDTEITCSEKNNECEAFICNCDRNAAICFSGAPYNKDYKNLDTSKHCK; encoded by the exons ATGAACCTCCTGATCCTCTTCGCGTTGGCCACAG tTGGCATGGCCCACAGTGCCCTCCCCCGCAACCTGTGGCAATTCCGCAACATGATCAAGTGCACCATGCCCAGCAGCGACCCGCTGAAGGACTACAACAACTACGGCTGCTACTGTGGCTTGGGGGGCAGCGGGACCCCCGTCGATTACCTGGACAC GTGCTGCCAAATCCACGATGAGTGCTACTCGGCAGCCAAGAAGCACCCAAACTGCAAATTCATCTTGGACAACCCATACACCAAGACCTACGCTTACAGCTGTTCAGACACCGAGATCACTTGCAGTG aaAAGAATAATGAATGTGAGGCGTTTATCTGCAATTGCGACCGCAACGCCGCCATTTGCTTTTCGGGCGCCCCGTACAACAAAGATTACAAGAACCTGGACACCAGCAAACACTGCAAGTGA